A single Anopheles arabiensis isolate DONGOLA chromosome 2, AaraD3, whole genome shotgun sequence DNA region contains:
- the LOC120893905 gene encoding alkaline phosphatase-like, with protein sequence MGLICVLLVITVSVHVTVDGVITNPLSNFVTVPNLGPTHPMDNPDWVPPTAPTREKDREYWLTSGQARLRRQLELNEQNINVAKNVIIFLGDGLSIPTLAATRMYMGGEELELSFETFPHTGLAKTYCINYQVSDSACTAAAILTGVKNNYGTIGVSGHVPLRNCPLSLQESNRLTSILKYAQEDGRSTGIVTNTRITHATPAVAYAVSGARYWEDDTELPPGCVDIATQLVHGDIGTNLTVALGGGSRHFYPTGTLDRNGEPGRRTDGRNLVDEWINDAVARELRAHFVHDRTGLMAIQPELVDRLFGLFSGNHMSYRMLADAQREPSLQEMTIKALEILRRNDRGYVLLVEGGRIDHAHHDNLAKLALDETVELHRAVESAVRQLDESVQETLVLVTADHSHTFTIGGYPVRGNDILSTGDFSRFDRMPFFTLAYANGPSYADHFYENGGRRNPDEMRDRFHDPDFTYPAAVPYEDETHGGDDVAVFAKGPWAHIFSGLYEQHVIGHGLLFAACLGPDTFHQSDACRERLRGGTATPIRGLAQLLAMLMVIVYIRTKTLLLV encoded by the exons ATGGGTCTCatttgtgtgctgttggtcATTACGGTTTCTGTGCATGTCACGGTGGATGGTGTGATCACCAACCCATTGTCTAACTTTGTGACGGTCCCTAATTTGGGACCAACCCATCCGATGGATAACCCTGACTGGGTACCCCCAACAGCTCCCACCAGAGAAAAGGACCGCGAATATTGGTTGACCAGTGGACAGGCCCGACTACGGCGTCAACTGGAACTGAACGAGCAAAACATAAACGTGGCCAAAAACGTTATCATCTTTCTCGGCGATGGATTGTCAATACCAACACTCGCTGCCACCCGCATGTACATGGGGGGCGAGGAACTGGAACTTTCGTTCGAAACCTTTCCCCACACGGGACTCGCGAAGACATACTGCATTAACTACCAGGTATCGGATTCTGCTTGTACGGCCGCCGCCATCCTGACGGGAGTGAAGAACAATTATGGCACTATCGGGGTCAGTGGTCATGTGCCGCTAAGAAACTGTCCACTCAGCTTGCAGGAGTCGAACCGTTTGACATCGATACTGAAGTACGCCCAGGAGGATGGTCGCTCGACAGGGATcgtcacaaacacacgcatcaCCCATGCAACGCCGGCCGTTGCGTACGCCGTCTCCGGGGCGCGATACTGGGAAGATGATACGGAATTACCCCCGGGCTGTGTAGACATTGCAACGCAATTGGTTCACGGCGACATCGGGACGAACCTTACTGTAGCCCTTGGAGGTGGATCAAGACATTTCTATCCAACCGGAACGTTGGACCGAAATGGCGAACCGGGAAGACGCACTGATGGTCGCAATCTCGTCGATGAGTGGATCAACGATGCAGTTGCTCGTGAGTTGCGGGCTCATTTTGTTCACGACCGG ACTGGACTCATGGCTATCCAACCCGAGCTGGTGGATCGATTGTTCGGTTTGTTTAGCGGAAACCACATGTCTTATAGGATGTTGGCAGATGCGCAACGTGAACCATCGCTGCAGGAAATGACAATTAAAGCTTTGGAAATTCTCCGACGCAATGACCGTGGATACGTACTACTAGTAGAAG GTGGACGAATTGATCACGCTCATCATGATAATTTGGCAAAGCTAGCATTGGATGAGACAGTAGAGCTACATCGAGCCGTCGAGAGTGCTGTTCGACAGCTGGATGAAAGCGTCCAGGAAACACTGGTACTGGTGACAGCCGATCACTCGCATACATTCACGATCGGAGGATATCCGGTGAGGGGTAACGATATCCTCTCGACCGGAGATTTTTCTCGCTTCGACCGGATGCCGTTCTTCACGCTAGCTTACGCGAACGGACCAAGTTATGCGGATCATTTCTATGAAAATGGGGGCCGCAGGAATCCCGACGAGATGCGAGACCGATTCCACGACCCCGACTTTACATATCCGGCCGCTGTTCCCTACGAGGATGAAACCCACGGTGGAGACGATGTGGCCGTATTTGCCAAGGGTCCGTGGGCACATATTTTTAGTGGACTGTACGAGCAGCACGTCATCGGACACGGGCTCTTGTTTGCTGCCTGTCTAGGCCCGGATACATTCCACCAATCGGACGCTTGTCGTGAACGGCTGCGTGGAGGCACAGCAACACCCATACGAGGCTTAGCACAACTACTTGCAATGCTTATGGTGATTGTATACATCCGCACAAAAACGTTGTTGTTAGTGTAA
- the LOC120893908 gene encoding extensin: MKSLLILFACIVCALARPEPEPPRARIVVPAKQQQLPQYEYGAPKPEYGPPAEEYGPPPPTVYGPPAREYGPPPKLITKNVYVHVPPEEPTEIVKSPVLEAPIPKKHYKIIFIKAPAPPAPIKQVIPPQPQDEHKTLVYVLVKKPEDPAPLEIPVPETTEPNKPEVYFIKYKEGEKEPHKQYGPPAPAYGPPSGPARYQQF, encoded by the coding sequence ATTCTCTTTGCCTGTATTGTTTGTGCATTAGCTCGACCTGAACCAGAGCCCCCGAGAGCACGCATTGTCGTGCCTGCGAAGCAACAGCAATTGCCGCAGTATGAATATGGCGCACCGAAACCAGAATACGGTCCACCAGCAGAAGAATAtggtccaccaccacccacggTATATGGTCCACCGGCCCGTGAATATGGCCCGCCACCGAAACTGATCACCAAGAATGTGTACGTGCACGTTCCACCGGAGGAACCGACCGAGATTGTCAAAAGTCCCGTACTGGAAGCTCCCATTCCCAAAAAGCATTACAAAATTATCTTCATTAAGGCGCCGGCTCCACCAGCCCCGATCAAGCAGGTGATTCCACCACAGCCACAGGACGAACATAAGACCCTCGTCTACGTGCTGGTTAAGAAACCGGAGGATCCCGCACCATTGGAAATTCCAGTGCCAGAAACTACCGAGCCCAACAAACCGGAGGTGTACTTCATCAAGTACAAGGAGGGCGAAAAGGAGCCACACAAACAGTACGGCCCACCAGCTCCCGCCTATGGACCGCCGTCTGGGCCGGCCCGGTATCAACAATTCTGA
- the LOC120893906 gene encoding V-type proton ATPase subunit d-like: protein MSGCLFNIDGGYLEALCRGFKSSILKQSDYLNLIQCETLEDLKLQLQSTEYGPFLANETSPITVSIIDQRLRETLVVEFSYLRNQAVQPLAEFLDFITYSYMIDNTILLITGMLHKRPVLDVIAMCNPLGLFEQMEAINMTLAPSDLYNAILIDSPLAPFFDNCCWEQDMDELNIEILRNTLYKTYLEKFYNLCKEIGGATANVMCEILAFEADRRAIIITINALGTALPKEEYVHLYPCCGRLYPEGLLALGRASDYEQVRLVASRYAEYGTLFEDLNNLDGWSLEDKFSGYEAKLHARSFMQQFHFGVFYSYLKLKEQEFRNIVWIAECIVQNQRNKIRNYISLL, encoded by the coding sequence ATGTCTGGTTGTTTATTCAATATTGACGGTGGATATCTGGAAGCTTTGTGCCGTGGTTTCAAATCTAGCATCTTGAAGCAGTCTGATTACTTGAATTTGATACAGTGTGAAACACTCGAAGATTTGAAGCTTCAACTGCAAAGCACTGAGTATGGACCGTTTTTAGCGAACGAAACGTCCCCAATTACGGTGTCTATAATCGACCAAAGGCTGCGTGAAACATTGGTTGTCGAATTCTCATATCTTCGGAATCAGGCGGTTCAGCCATTGGCGGAGTTTCTGGACTTTATCACATACAGTTACATGATCGATAACACGATCTTGCTCATTACGGGTATGTTGCACAAGCGTCCAGTGCTAGATGTAATCGCAATGTGCAACCCACTTGGCCTATTTGAACAAATGGAAGCTATTAATATGACATTAGCCCCCTCTGATCTGTACAATGCAATTCTGATCGATTCTCCGCTGGCTCCGTTTTTTGACAATTGTTGCTGGGAGCAGGATATGGATGAACTGAATATCGAAATTTTACGCAACACTCTGTATAAAACATATTTGGAGAAGTTCTACAACTTGTGCAAAGAAATTGGAGGAGCTACTGCAAATGTTATGTGTGAAATACTAGCATTTGAAGCGGATCGTCGTGCCATCATTATAACCATCAACGCACTTGGAACGGCACTCCCCAAAGAAGAGTATGTGCATCTTTATCCATGCTGTGGTCGTTTGTATCCAGAAGGTTTGTTGGCATTGGGACGCGCGTCTGATTACGAGCAAGTACGGTTGGTTGCCTCGCGTTATGCTGAGTATGGAACGCTGTTCGAAGACCTAAACAATCTCGATGGATGGTCCTTGGAAGACAAATTTTCCGGTTACGAAGCTAAGCTCCACGCGCGCAGCTTTATGCAGCAGTTTCATTTTGGTGTATTTTACTCATACCTAAAACTAAAAGAGCAAGAATTTCGTAACATTGTTTGGATAGCAGAATGTATCGTGCAGAATCAACGCAACAAGATAAGGAATTATATTTCTTTATTGTAA
- the LOC120893904 gene encoding uncharacterized protein LOC120893904, whose product MAKMVLLQEIYCPEQIVIPENFHITLKQYAKAVIRTQPFDLLRWSAAYFRSLALSVQPPVKSRYEPAGHFRQLTTGIVRVLIDQLGKGYYVHKKILLEKWEGLCLPEEDLLNVLSLLRMLNWSQLHWLKIIAVFIGQLCKNFTKTTEMICEMLTEDPDGGAASMPFWMFRECFLALADLDCSSVQKFVNGRKVLDEDTGALEEEQMPPALPKVLSTISFKNAIIDKYRSTLEHETKQHHFALSGNINTDDNDQLSEPSVAPSRLESDFKFFGDDTDAHESLRRAPDFNSVIVLLKRLRGDGAISMVSESTLSKAALERTRERSKQIEELKVSISEEEYNKLKEQERHELLKEMGPPWLLLYLFSQDCSRSKSFNYVEQSSTSISDDSVSAYSMENIFEDTLELDPSATFAHDRRKSSFSLPVTLRARMSVSSHSAAFITNEILSKVVCSIDQAIIDGECELSLGSIANFLEEKSNSNEDFLAPADHEKLQSFLKEAESRELEVKDINELYNFFVSESFKRALQDNDNEPQQKEIFSIFGESGIEVDANLLEAKISDSMILGLVAPPPIEEPSEETKEKSESVELSAILPTPSMDTLLPIACEGNTQTDPIEIACVQRKIPLVPTDDQRITYKCKISPIPGIGTPLDETVRDAFLTYLAQRAVDQQGLIYPRNFHEALCPRIE is encoded by the exons ATGGCGAAGATGGTGCTTTTGCAAGAAATTTACTGTCCTGAGCAGATCGTGATACCTGAAAATTTTCACATCACCCTAAAGCAGTATGCGAAag CGGTAATACGAACGCAGCCGTTTGATTTGTTACGGTGGTCGGCAGCATATTTCCGTAGTTTGGCACTCAGTGTGCAGCCCCCGGTTAAATCACGCTACGAACCAGCAGGACACTTTAGGCAACTAACCACTGGCATTGTTCGAGTATTAATTGATCAG CTTGGGAAAGGTTATTACGTACACAAGAAGATCCTTCTGGAGAAGTGGGAAGGTTTATGTCTGCCGGAA GAAGACTTATTAAATGTTCTGTCACTACTTCGGATGTTGAATTGGTCCCAACTCCATTGGCTGAAGATTATTGCCGTTTTCATCGGTCAACTGTGTAAA AACTTTACGAAAACCACAGAAATGATCTGTGAAATGCTAACCGAAGATCCAGATGGAGGTGCAGCGTCGATGCCGTTTTGGATGTTCCGAGAGTGCTTTCTTGCGCTGGCCGATTTGGACTGCAGCTCCGTGCAAAAGTTTGTCAACGGAAGGAAAGTTCT GGACGAAGATACTGGGGCATTGGAAGAGGAACAGATGCCGCCCGCACTTCCGAAAGTTTTGTcaacaatttcatttaaaaatgcCATTATTGACAAGTACCGTTCCACACTAGAG CATGAAACCAAGCAGCATCATTTTGCTCTGTCCGGCAACATCAACACTGACGACAACGACCAACTTTCGGAACCTTCGGTCGCTCCCTCGAGGCTGGAATCTGATTTTAAGTTTTTCGGCGATGACACCGATGCACATGAATCTCTCCGCAGGGCACCAGACTTTAACAGTGTCATAGTTTTGCTGAAGCGACTTCGTGGCGATGGGGCCATTTCGATGGTCAGTGAGAGCACCCTGTCCAAGGCTGCTCTAGAGCGTACGCGTGAACGTTCGAAACAAATAGAAGAACTCAAGGTCTCGATCAGTGAAGAGGAATACAACAAACTGAAGGAACAAGAACGGCATGAGCTGCTGAAGGAAATGGGCCCACCATGGTTATTGTTGTATCTGTTCTCTCAAGACTGCTCTCGTTCCAAATCGTTCAATTATGTTGAGCAGTCCTCTACCTCTATCTCGGACGACTCCGTATCAGCATATTCGATGGAAAACATTTTCGAGGACACGTTGGAATTGGATCCAAGTGCCACTTTTGCACACGACCGTCGTAAATCTAGCTTCTCTCTACCGGTAACACTACGGGCAAGGATGAGCGTCAGCTCTCATTCTGCAGCTTTCATTACAAACGAAATCCTCTCGAAGGTCGTCTGCTCCATCGATCAGGCAATTATTGACGGAGAGTGTGAGCTTTCATTAGGCTCGATAGCTAATTTCTTGGAGGAAAAATCTAACTCAAACGAAGATTTTCTTGCTCCCGCTGATCATGAAAAATTACAGTCATTTCTAAAAGAAGCGGAAAGCCGTGAACTGGAAGTGAAAGACATAAATGAGCTGTACAACTTTTTTGTAAGTGAAAGCTTCAAGCGTGCCTTACAGGACAACGACAATGAACCACAACAGAAGGAAATATTTAGCATCTTTGGAGAAAGCGGAATCGAAGTGGATGCAAATCTGCTTGAGGCTAAAATTTCGGACAGTATGATACTAGGTCTAGTAGCACCACCGCCAATAGAAGAACCCTcggaagaaacaaaagaaaaatctgAAAGTGTAGAACTGAGTGCAATTTTACCGACACCCTCCATGGATACACTGTTGCCAATTGCCTGTGAAGGGAATACACAGACTGATCCAATCGAAATAGCCTGCGTGCAGCGTAAAATACCTCTTGTTCCAACGGATGATCAGCGCATTACATATAAATGCAAAATATCTCCAATACCAGGTATCGGTACCCCTTTGGATGAGACCGTTCGTGATGCGTTTCTCACATATTTGGCACAACGTGCCGTAGATCAACAAGGTTTGATATATCCACGCAATTTTCATGAGGCTCTATGCCCGCGCATCGAGTGA